In one window of Canis lupus baileyi chromosome 10, mCanLup2.hap1, whole genome shotgun sequence DNA:
- the CXCL14 gene encoding C-X-C motif chemokine 14 isoform X2: protein MRLLPAALLLLLLALCAARVDGSKCKCSRKGPKIRYSDVKKLEMKPKYPHCEEKMVIITTKSVSRYRGQEHCLHPKLQSTKRFIKWYNAWNEKRRQKTATPKCSFGASPADPPKRAQQLCNRYSHPRVVHTNSA, encoded by the exons ATGAGGCTCCTGCCAGCCgcgctgctcctgctgctcctggCGCTCTGCGCCGCACGCGTGGACG GATCCAAGTGCAAGTGCTCCCGAAAGGGGCCCAAGATTCGCTACAGCGACGTGAAGAAGCTGGAAATGAAGCCAAAGTACCCGCACTGCGAGGAGAAGATGGTTAT CATCACCACCAAGAGCGTGTCCAGGTACCGGGGTCAGGAGCACTGCCTACACCCCAAGCTGCAGAGCACCAAGCGGTTCATCAAGTGGTACAACGCCTGGAACGAGAAGCGCAG GCAGAAGACTGCAACCCCCAAGTGTTCCTTCGGGGCTTCCCCCGCTGACCCACCGAAGCGAGCCCAACAACTGTGCAATCGCTACTCGCACCCACGTGTGGTACACACAAATTCTGCTTGA
- the CXCL14 gene encoding C-X-C motif chemokine 14 isoform X1: protein MRLLPAALLLLLLALCAARVDGSKCKCSRKGPKIRYSDVKKLEMKPKYPHCEEKMVIITTKSVSRYRGQEHCLHPKLQSTKRFIKWYNAWNEKRRVYEE from the exons ATGAGGCTCCTGCCAGCCgcgctgctcctgctgctcctggCGCTCTGCGCCGCACGCGTGGACG GATCCAAGTGCAAGTGCTCCCGAAAGGGGCCCAAGATTCGCTACAGCGACGTGAAGAAGCTGGAAATGAAGCCAAAGTACCCGCACTGCGAGGAGAAGATGGTTAT CATCACCACCAAGAGCGTGTCCAGGTACCGGGGTCAGGAGCACTGCCTACACCCCAAGCTGCAGAGCACCAAGCGGTTCATCAAGTGGTACAACGCCTGGAACGAGAAGCGCAG GGTCTACGAAGAGTAG